A section of the Papio anubis isolate 15944 chromosome 16, Panubis1.0, whole genome shotgun sequence genome encodes:
- the DEFB115 gene encoding LOW QUALITY PROTEIN: beta-defensin 115 (The sequence of the model RefSeq protein was modified relative to this genomic sequence to represent the inferred CDS: substituted 1 base at 1 genomic stop codon): MLPDHFSPLSVDIKLFVLALDVLVVLAXTAPDGWIRRCCYGIGRCRKSCKEIERKKEKCGGKYICCVPKEKDKVSHIHDQKETSELYI, encoded by the exons ATGCTGCCAGATCATTTCTCACCCCTCTCAGTAGACATTAAACTCTTTGTCCTGGCCTTAGATGTCCTTGTGGTCCTGGCTTAGACCGCCCCAG ATGGATGGATCAGAAGGTGCTGTTACGGAATTGGCAGATGCAGGAAATCATGCAAAGAAattgagaggaagaaagaaaaatgtgggggaaaatatatttgctgtgTCCCTAAAGAAAAGGATAAAGTATCACACATTCATGACCAAAAAGAGACAAGCGAGCTATATATCTAG